The genomic DNA CCGAAAATACCAAAATTGGCAGCTAGCCGCCAATCAAAATTGAGACCAAAACTATTAGCAGCGGCATCTTCCAGCTTACCGCCAAAACCATCATCAGCAACTCCTTTAATCGGTCTCGTTGAAATTTGTCCGTCGTCATTAGGTAGAATACGGGTGCGGTCGTAAATCAGGCGGATATTCGCATTTTTACTAGGGGAATAAGTCAGTTCAGCCGTAAATGAGCGAGTACTTCCAAATAACCCGCGATTTGGTTGAGATGCTCCGGGAACATTTGCCATATAACCTAAATGAAGTTTAAGTTTATCGTTGAACTTCCACTTGGCAACTGCACCTGCACCTCGTCCCAAATCGTTCATCAGTGTAGTGCCAAAAGAGTTGTAACTGCCAGCACCTTTACCGAAAATTGAAGTAAAGGCATTGGTATCAAAGTAACTCAACCAAAGTAAACGAGGGCCTACTGTTAATTCCAAGGAATTATTAACAGGAAAGCTGTAATAAGATTCCAATAATGCCAGCTTATTATTACCCGCAGAAGTGGTGATGTCAAAGCTGGGAACTCCGAAGGTATTGTATAACCCCGCAGAGCTAAAAGCATTAGCAGCAGAATCCCCATTACCCACAGCTAGGCTAGTTACCAGGGAGTCGTCACCTGTGAAAGATGTTAGGAAAGAAATGACTGTAAAATAACTCATGGTCGTATTAGGATCGTTCCTAACTTCCGTGACAGTAGGTTTACCATTGGCATCACGTTGAGCTGAGCTGAAGGGATCTTCTGGGTCAATTCTTTCTACTTTTACGCCGGATGCAGCATTTGCTCCTACTAAATTAAAGCCCATCAAAGCACTCAGTTTAGTAGTAGTAGAAAACTGGTTAGCTTCTAATTCTGCTGTCCGAGCTTCTAAAATGTCTACTTGTCCCCGTAAGGTAGCTATTTCAGCGGCAAATTCTTCTTCCAACCGTTGCAGAGCGACTAAATCTTCTTTGGTAACAAAGTTAGTTGTCGATGCAGTAATTAACTGGTTAATTTGGTCGAGGCAAGCGTTTAATCCGGCAGCAAATTCGTAGCGGGTTAAGGCGCGATTCCCTCGATAGGTGCTCTCAGGATATCCAGCGATGCAGCCGTAGCGCTCAATTAGGGATTGCAATGCAGAAAATGCCCAGTCTGTAGGCTGCACGTCGGATAATTGAGAAACAGATGTTACTTGACCGGTCAGACTTTTTTGAGTGTCTTGGCTGATTTCGATTTGAGAGTCAAAAGGAGAGTCGGGAACAACTGTTCCCGACTCAATCTGTGGCGGCTCAATTGGGTAGTTTAGGGAAATTGGCTGAGAGGGAGCGGAGTTGTCTTGCTTGGATGCTGGTTCTATCTGAGCTGCTAGTAGGCTGTTGTCTATGAAACCGTTGCATCCGCAGGCTACACCTAAAATAACCAGGTTGAGCTTTACAGAAGTAGAGAGATTATTTGTCATTGCGTCTTTAGAACCTGTAATGGATAAAAGTCATCTATCTGAAGAGAGATTAAAGACGCACCCGCTAACTTTCATTATGGAGGATGAATTAGAGAAAAATGGGAAATAAGAGATTTTTTTCCTTAACCCACTGAAAATAGTTCTAACTGGCTTTTCTGCGATAGATTCTCTATATATCTGGCTATATTTTTAATATTATTTTCATTTTTTTGTTTGGTAGCAGTGCCAAAAAATGCTGTAATGCTTGCTATATAAG from Kamptonema formosum PCC 6407 includes the following:
- a CDS encoding iron uptake porin — its product is MTNNLSTSVKLNLVILGVACGCNGFIDNSLLAAQIEPASKQDNSAPSQPISLNYPIEPPQIESGTVVPDSPFDSQIEISQDTQKSLTGQVTSVSQLSDVQPTDWAFSALQSLIERYGCIAGYPESTYRGNRALTRYEFAAGLNACLDQINQLITASTTNFVTKEDLVALQRLEEEFAAEIATLRGQVDILEARTAELEANQFSTTTKLSALMGFNLVGANAASGVKVERIDPEDPFSSAQRDANGKPTVTEVRNDPNTTMSYFTVISFLTSFTGDDSLVTSLAVGNGDSAANAFSSAGLYNTFGVPSFDITTSAGNNKLALLESYYSFPVNNSLELTVGPRLLWLSYFDTNAFTSIFGKGAGSYNSFGTTLMNDLGRGAGAVAKWKFNDKLKLHLGYMANVPGASQPNRGLFGSTRSFTAELTYSPSKNANIRLIYDRTRILPNDDGQISTRPIKGVADDGFGGKLEDAAANSFGLNFDWRLAANFGIFGRYTYSNTRLNPKASEMKDESVNAQSFQFGLGFPDLGKEGAIGALSFVVPFDVISGRRFLVAGGGDGGTQYDIEASYYFPMTDNVAIVPSFYLIVNPNNFSSNPTIYVGSMRMQFEF